Proteins encoded within one genomic window of Sphingomonas sp. KRR8:
- the ptsP gene encoding phosphoenolpyruvate--protein phosphotransferase, whose protein sequence is MPLTAANAAREILTGLHEVMAKRGSAQAKLDRVVDLIAAAMKSEVCSIYLLRDNALELFATHGLRKEAVHVTRLQLGQGLVGTIAAQGRILNLAEADTHPAFAYRPETGEESFHSFAGVPIVRRENAIGVLAVQHAEARRYEDVEIEALQTVAMVLAELIAGARLADGQERRRSKEGMIRLAGLKLVAGMARGTAVFHEPRIVVEQTVADDPELERARVIAAFRRMREQIEHMTREAEFGVAGEHQEILETYKMFAYDEGWVRRINQAIDSGLTAEAAIERVQQRTRARMQEIDDPLLKERMHDLEDLANRLLRIVSGRIGTAAQTGLTRDAVLIARNMGPAELLEYDRRRLKAVVLEEGSLTSHMVIVARAIGVPVIGRVTDIRHIANEGDSILVDGDQGSLVVRPTSQVGTSFDQRMAMSLRRRAEFAAIRNEPPITRDGRRCTLMVNAGLADDVDQLEAAGADGIGLFRTEFQFLVSATLPGRDSQLRLYRQVLDAAGDKPVVFRTVDIGGDKALPYLSDERDESENPAMGWRALRLSLSRTALMKAQARALIEAADRRVLRVMFPMVSEPWEYEQARALFEEQLTWAREHRRLQPARVEFGAMLEVPSLAETLDLLLPRVDFLSIGTNDLTQFLFAADRADPRLANRYDWLSPAILRFLRRVTREATAAGVPVRVCGEMGGRPLEAMALIGIGIENFSITPAAVGAVKAMVRSLDSAAIRERMEQLLARPPRDMRKTLTEWARRQGVMLG, encoded by the coding sequence ATGCCGCTGACCGCCGCCAACGCTGCCCGGGAGATTCTGACCGGTCTCCACGAGGTGATGGCCAAACGCGGGTCGGCGCAGGCCAAGCTCGATCGGGTCGTGGACCTCATCGCAGCGGCGATGAAGAGCGAAGTCTGCTCCATTTATCTGCTGCGCGACAATGCGCTGGAATTGTTCGCCACCCATGGCCTGCGCAAGGAAGCGGTGCATGTCACCCGGCTGCAGCTTGGCCAGGGGCTGGTAGGGACCATCGCGGCGCAGGGTCGAATCCTCAACCTCGCGGAGGCGGACACGCATCCGGCCTTCGCCTACCGGCCGGAGACGGGTGAGGAGAGCTTCCACAGCTTCGCCGGAGTGCCGATCGTCCGCCGCGAAAATGCGATCGGCGTGCTTGCGGTCCAGCATGCCGAGGCTCGGCGCTACGAAGATGTCGAGATCGAGGCCTTGCAGACGGTCGCGATGGTGCTGGCCGAACTGATTGCGGGCGCGAGGCTCGCCGATGGCCAGGAGCGGCGGCGAAGCAAGGAAGGCATGATCCGCCTGGCGGGCCTTAAGCTGGTCGCCGGCATGGCGCGCGGCACCGCCGTGTTCCACGAGCCCCGGATCGTGGTCGAACAGACGGTGGCAGACGATCCCGAACTCGAGCGGGCGCGGGTGATCGCCGCCTTCCGCCGCATGCGTGAGCAGATCGAGCACATGACCCGCGAGGCCGAGTTCGGCGTCGCCGGCGAGCATCAGGAGATCCTCGAGACCTACAAGATGTTCGCCTATGACGAGGGCTGGGTTCGCCGCATCAACCAGGCGATCGACAGCGGCCTGACGGCCGAGGCAGCGATCGAGCGGGTGCAGCAGCGCACCCGGGCGCGAATGCAGGAAATCGACGATCCGCTGCTGAAAGAGCGGATGCACGACCTCGAAGATCTCGCCAACCGGCTGCTGCGGATCGTCTCGGGCCGGATCGGCACCGCCGCCCAGACGGGCCTGACCCGCGATGCAGTCCTTATCGCCCGCAACATGGGTCCGGCCGAGCTGCTTGAATATGACCGGCGGCGGCTGAAGGCGGTGGTGCTCGAAGAAGGTTCGCTCACCAGTCACATGGTGATCGTCGCCCGCGCGATCGGCGTGCCCGTGATCGGCCGCGTGACCGATATCCGCCACATCGCCAACGAAGGCGATAGCATCCTGGTTGACGGTGATCAGGGCAGCCTGGTGGTCCGCCCGACGAGCCAGGTTGGGACGAGCTTCGATCAGCGGATGGCGATGAGCCTTCGCCGGCGGGCCGAGTTCGCGGCCATCCGCAACGAGCCGCCGATCACTCGCGACGGCCGCCGCTGCACGCTGATGGTCAATGCTGGACTGGCCGACGATGTCGACCAGCTCGAGGCAGCGGGTGCCGACGGGATCGGCCTCTTCCGCACCGAGTTTCAGTTCCTGGTCTCTGCCACCCTGCCCGGCCGCGACAGCCAGCTGCGGCTTTACCGCCAGGTTCTCGACGCGGCAGGTGACAAGCCGGTGGTGTTCCGAACCGTCGACATCGGCGGCGACAAGGCACTGCCATACCTGTCCGACGAACGAGACGAGAGCGAGAACCCCGCCATGGGCTGGCGGGCGCTGCGCCTGTCGCTCTCGCGCACCGCCCTGATGAAGGCGCAAGCTCGCGCGCTGATCGAGGCCGCCGACCGCCGCGTGCTGCGGGTGATGTTCCCGATGGTGTCAGAGCCGTGGGAATATGAGCAGGCGCGTGCCCTGTTCGAGGAGCAGCTGACCTGGGCGCGCGAGCACCGCCGTCTCCAGCCGGCGCGGGTCGAATTCGGCGCCATGCTCGAAGTGCCGAGCCTCGCCGAAACCCTTGACCTGCTGCTGCCCCGCGTCGATTTTCTATCAATTGGGACGAATGACCTCACCCAATTCCTCTTCGCGGCGGACCGCGCCGACCCGCGCCTCGCCAACCGGTACGATTGGCTGAGCCCAGCCATCCTCCGCTTCCTCCGCCGGGTTACGCGAGAGGCGACGGCCGCTGGCGTACCGGTCCGCGTCTGTGGCGAAATGGGCGGGCGCCCGCTGGAAGCGATGGCGCTGATTGGGATCGGGATCGAGAATTTCTCCATCACGCCGGCCGCGGTCGGGGCCGTCAAGGCGATGGTTCGCTCGCTGGATTCCGCCGCCATTCGCGAGCGGATGGAACAGCTGCTCGCGCGCCCGCCCCGCGACATGCGCAAGACGCTGACCGAGTGGGCGCGGCGACAGGGCGTGATGCTGGGGTGA
- a CDS encoding helix-turn-helix domain-containing protein produces MADEVEATGEATVGERLRAAREAQGMSLEDVATRTRIPTRHLQSLEASEWHKLPASTYSMGFAKSYATAIGLDRNEIGDALRLEMSGYNPRQSSTVEVFEPADPARVMPKWLVLLAVVAVIAVIAGLMFMQKRELSGDDGQAASAPASEVAAHPSSNDAAPAPAAPAIGGPVVLTANEPVWLQVSEKGGANLFQGELKSGQSYEVPAAAKAPVLKTGKPEALRISVGTADAPAVGPAGQTVRDVSLRAADLMRGGTPAASPTAATPAAPLSPTR; encoded by the coding sequence ATGGCTGACGAAGTGGAAGCGACTGGCGAAGCGACCGTAGGCGAGCGTCTGCGCGCCGCCCGCGAGGCTCAAGGCATGAGCCTGGAGGACGTTGCCACCCGCACCCGCATTCCCACACGCCATCTGCAGAGCCTCGAAGCCAGCGAATGGCACAAACTTCCTGCCAGCACTTATTCGATGGGTTTCGCCAAGTCCTACGCCACTGCCATCGGGCTGGATCGCAATGAGATCGGCGACGCGCTCCGGCTCGAGATGAGCGGGTACAACCCGCGCCAAAGCAGTACCGTTGAGGTGTTCGAACCGGCTGATCCGGCCCGCGTCATGCCCAAGTGGCTGGTGCTGCTGGCAGTGGTCGCCGTGATTGCGGTGATCGCCGGCCTCATGTTCATGCAGAAGCGTGAGTTGAGCGGGGACGACGGTCAGGCGGCGAGTGCGCCGGCCTCGGAAGTGGCAGCGCACCCATCGTCCAACGACGCCGCGCCGGCACCCGCCGCGCCAGCAATCGGAGGGCCGGTGGTGCTCACTGCCAACGAGCCTGTCTGGCTTCAGGTCAGCGAAAAGGGCGGCGCGAACCTGTTCCAGGGCGAACTCAAGTCGGGCCAGAGCTACGAAGTGCCCGCCGCCGCCAAAGCGCCAGTGCTCAAAACCGGCAAGCCAGAGGCGCTGCGCATTTCCGTCGGGACCGCCGACGCACCGGCCGTCGGACCGGCTGGGCAGACCGTCCGCGACGTTTCGCTGCGGGCCGCGGACCTGATGCGTGGCGGCACTCCCGCGGCATCTCCGACCGCCGCAACGCCGGCTGCCCCGCTTTCGCCGACGCGCTGA